In Deefgea piscis, the genomic window GTGAAATTGACGCTTTGGCGGTGCAAGTGGGTGAGTTACAAGCCAAGTTAACGCGTTTGGATGGTTTGGCGGCGCGAGTGGGGGACAAAACCGGTATTGATGTGCAACCGTTTTTAAGTCGCAATGCTGTGCCACAAGGCGGCTTGGCCGCACCAGGAGCATCGTTTACTGTGCCGAGCTTGGCACAAGTATTAGATCAAACATCAGGCAAAATGTCGGCGCTGATTGATCAGCTGACTTTGGCCGAAGCGGTGTTATTAACGCCAAATTCTGAGCATTTACCACGGCATTCCCCGATGCTGGCTCCGCCACAGTCATCGAGCTTTGGCTGGCGAGTTGATCCATTTAATGGCTCGCAAGTGTTTCATGAAGGGGTGGATTTTCAAGGCAGTACCGGAACACCAGTGAGTGCTGCCGCGACAGGCAAGGTGGTGTATGCGGCTTACC contains:
- a CDS encoding M23 family metallopeptidase — translated: MNIIVVSSRLDKAISLGQRELLALGLILTLLVGAAAFGLGMLFAPNRVEPLLRLMPGQHARQGEIDALAVQVGELQAKLTRLDGLAARVGDKTGIDVQPFLSRNAVPQGGLAAPGASFTVPSLAQVLDQTSGKMSALIDQLTLAEAVLLTPNSEHLPRHSPMLAPPQSSSFGWRVDPFNGSQVFHEGVDFQGSTGTPVSAAATGKVVYAAYHPQYGNMVELDHGNDLTSRYAHGSRLMVKSGDTVKAGDPVILLGSTGRSTGPHLHFEIRYRGVAQNPLRFIDSNSSALAQK